ACGAGTcacctagtagtagtagtagtacctagtagtagtaacGTAGGGTACTACTAGGgaggtaccttaggtatcCATGTTAAAAAGGGCGCAACGGCCATGCCTCTCCATCGGACATGCGCTACTACCGTAGCACTCTACTCTGCCAAGCGAGCAACGCAAACGAGCGTGTGCTAGATTTTCCCCGGCGACGGACTGACTGCGTGCACCCAAGACGGCGGGCATGCCTAAACTCAAACAGCCTTCTGGGTGCGGgtgggcgctgggcgtgTTTCGTCAGCGCACCCAGACCAGACAGTCCTGCTGGAGATCTCCAGGCCGGGTCAGGCcgggccaccgccgcgctgAAGCCCCCTGACTGGCTCGTAGCGGGTGGGTTCCAggctaccttagtacctgcccggctgctgccccggGGCCGGCAGGGCGGGCTCCATTAGATTCAGTGGacgctgccctgccctctCAGGGCTGAGGCGCCGCGAATGGCCCGATGAAGGACCCCCAGGTCTGCTTCATCCCGAATCGTACGGCAGGTAATCCGGAGTCTCGCATCTCACCCACACGGCATGTGGCGATGGAATCGTCGTAGGTCGAGCCGAGTGTCGTCCCAAGTTCAGgtccctgcgcgccgcctaCGTACGTAGTGCCCGCAAAACAAGCTTGCAACAAGCACGGCTCAACGGCAACTTGGTCGCCAGTCTAACTGCTGGAAATACACGGCTATGGTTCGATGTGGCTTCTGTGCATCCCGCTTGCTGtgcgggacgacgacggaagagcgacgacggcccacCACTCCAAACCGTCAACAAGCACGTTGACGTAGGCATCTCACCTCACCGTCCGCAGGCCAAGGGCCGGCCGTCTCAGTGATGGTGTTCTTGGAGCGGTGATGTTGCGTCACCACGGACAAAAGTCGGAGGTTTTCCGATCAGTTGTGCTCGCAAGCCACCGCGAACCATGGCCACCAGGCAGTCAGCTTTTAGCCGTCCGACTCAACCACATCAACAACACCATCTGTCCGTGACGAGCAGACAAGGTCTTGTCTCCCCCGGTGCCTGTTTGCTTAGTGGAGGATGAAACGAGCGGGACGGTGTGACCATGCCCCCAACAGCACAGGACGTGCCTGTGAACCCCATGTTCCATGGTGACATGTAAAAAAAGAGGAGCTTGACGCATCTGCAGAGAGGGTTTTTGGAACTCACGAGCGGGCGTAAATACAAAGGGAGGTCAAGATGGCTTGACAGCTATTTTGGTGGTACCGTATCAGGTGTCGTGCTTGTCCCGCGCTttctcgccgacgacgggctaTGTAGGGCGTGCTTTACGCGGCAGGGCCCATTAACACGGCACTCGATGCCGGTCCAGACGACCCATCGTCCACCTCATTGGACGGGACACAGTGCTCGCGGCCAGCCGATGGAGACGAAGCGCACCCGTTGACGGGGACGGAGGCTGTGCAGAAGCCCTGGCGTCGTGTGTCTTGCGGGCGGGATtaaaagggggggggagccAATACCTACCAGCCATGCCAGTCATCTAGTCCACAGGCGGTTGCGAGGGTCATTGGTGCCCGGAACCTGCCGCACACTCACTCAGAGAGGCCATCATCAGAAGAAACGGCCGAGCATGGCGCGAGTCCAGCCGGTCGAAAGGGGGCGGGCCGGTTACGTAGCCGGTGGCGTCAAAGCGTGTGAGCGAGGGGGGCGCGCGAGACTGGCGACGGGACGcactgggcgggcgggaacAAGGGTGAGAAccagcggcgaggatgggcgCTACGGATCCGAaccggcgccgaggatgggcgctgcgcgagaagcAACCGGATTGCCCTTTGCCCGTTGAGGCAGCTCGGTGTTGATGGCGGGGATGATTTGGCCACGCACGAAGTCACTGGGCAGCGaacgggacggacgggatTAGTCGCACAGGCCACGCACGGGCATAGAATGGCAGTCGGACCCGGCACTGGGAATGCTGTACGTATTGCACTGGCGGGTGGGGCACGTCCTCCCAGATTGATGGTAATGAAGACGGATTGAAGCAACACCGATGGTGTAGAGGAcctggctggcgatggtTAACATGGATGGCATGCCTTGAGATGATTGCGGGAGCAATTTTTGTGCGAACGAGAGACGTGACAGAACATTGTGCTGACCAAACTCTTTTCGCCAGGTCAGTACCTAACTTCAAGCGCCATGTTGCCTGGAGAAATTACTTACAGGCTACAGGTACCAAATAGGTAACTAGTAGGCTGCTTGTTGGCACTAATAAGGTGCTACCTAGGAAGGTACCATGAGGTCGGTACAGGTATAATGCCTGGACCCCTAGTAGGCCTGTGCTTTCCGTGCCCGCCGGGTGGATGCGACGCCTCACTGGAGACGACCGACGGGCCGCCTGATCCACGGATGCTAAGAATAAGAACAGTATGCTTTCTGCCTCGGCCGATAACCTTACTACCTAAACAACCAACATGGAACGATGGCCTACCGGCTGGAACCCGGAGTCGACCTCCTCCTAGAGGCACCTGCGACAAGCGCAAGGCGACACGGCACTATTCAAAGAGAGGGATGGCATCAccgtgccgctgccaagCCCACACAACCTTAACCGTTGAGGTATCGCCTGGGGCCGGGCCGTTGTACCGCATGGGCCAGGCAAGTTTCCCTGCAATCTAGAGGTCCCTGGCTGACTTGCAACAATTTCGTGACCTGTTCTGTGGCTGCTATCGTCCGTGTCCCGTCCATGAACCTTGCGTCATCCCGTTGCCCAGCAGTCTGGACGGCCAGACCGTTTAgacgagcatggcggcgcggccgggaAATGTACGAAAATCACCTGTGTCAGAccctccgacgacgagcctcgACAGCGAGTCTGCCCCGAGGCTGCTCCGAGCCCGGACTCCGAGCGATCGcttcggcggtggcgccagtgaagggagggaggaagagaaagagaaagagaaagaaaagaagaaaacTCACGCCGACGGACTTGCAACACGTCTTTGATTCCTCAACATACAGCGCCTCATCAGCCACGACCGAAATTTCGTCGGCCGATGTCTGGGCACTTCGGCAACCGGAACCTGCCACCCCCTGCCAGCAGGGCATGTCCACATGGCTAACTCTCTGTCCGTTCGAGCTTAGTTGCCCATCTTCAACGACGCCAGCCACGACATGCCACACAAAGCAAGATTGGTCTTAAAGGCCCCATGTTCCGTGTGTTCTCGATAATGCTCACTGCCACTCCACCTGTCGTCCCCTACCCTGTCTTATCCTGCTCACGAAGGAAAGAAGAGAAATCGTTGGCAGCCCTCTACGTCACACCAGGGACTAGGAAACATGGAAGTTCTCGAACGGCCCAATGTGGTTGACGTCGggatcccgccgccgccttgtgCTCTTCTCTTCAGCCTGTCAccttgcctgccgcctcCGGTCCGGTCGGTCGCACGACGGAGCCGACTTTCCCGGCCCCAGATCCCGGAGAGTCCTGTGAGGCTCATCAGCCGATGGAGCACCCACTcggtcgtgtcgtgtcgtaCTGCACGCAGCCAGCTTGCATGCGTGAGGGCATGGCCAAGATTAGGCAGGGGGTTGATGCGTAGTGTACGAGATTTTATGTGTCGTGGGAAGCCAGTTCGGCAGCTCGGCTGCCGTTATCTCTCGGGTCTCACTGCTTGCCGACTCGTGGTTCGTGTAGGCCCGCGGCGCTTGGCCAGACACTCAGTACATATGTTTGACTGAACGGATGGCACTCGCCTAGCATCATTCCGTAAGCCGGAGGGGACTGCTGGTGCAGAACACATCAGGTTATCCATCGACTTGCAGTGGAGGCCCGCAACACggcccgtcggcgagctgttGAAACCGTGCTTGGGCACCGCGAATGGACCTCGAGCCGCTGGTGTAAGCAGTGAGGATCTAGGGGTGTAACGTACAAATGCCACGCACTTCGTAAGTTAGCATATCCCGCAACCGACCTACCAAGTCTCAGGCCAGGCCCGAGCTCCAGGGCAGGTCAATGAACAGTACATCACGAACGTGTCATAGAATGCGGGCGAAacaggtaaggtacctatgCAATAAGAGACTCCCGCTGTGGTTCAATGCATTATACCGAATGCCTTCACCTGGCCCACTGGCAGCTCACCGGCTGTCGGGCGAACTTACGGGACATGAAGCCTATAACGGCCAGGACCCTGCCTGCGAGGAGCGCCAGCCCATCTGGTGCCACCGACGGCGGGTGGGCAGCTTCCAGGTTCCAGTGGACAGCTCGGGTGGCCACTGGCATCGAGACGACCCCGCCATCAGCCCCCGCCTCCTTTGCCCCTCCACTCCTCCAGCAGCCGCCTACTAGAGCCCAGAAGCCGATCCCACCTACACAAGGCTGAAGCCAACCTCGTAGCTCCAGCATCATCGGGTGCCGCGAACCCCATCACCCGCCTCTcgcagcctcgccctcggccggcaCGCTTCATAGCTGCTGCCTGCATTTTTTTCACgttcgccgccatctcgTTTCCGGCTCAGCTGCTCATGGCTGCCCCGGAGTCGGTCCTGGCCTTTGTCGCCAAGGCAaacagcgacggcggcgtcatcgtcaaagGTGCCGCATTCAAGCTCGGAAACCTCGAATGCTCCCGCTAACTCAGTATGATGCAGAGCAGCCAAAGCTCGATCTCGATCTCTACATTCAGAACTACACTGGTACGCTGCTGTTGCTCGcaccgcggccgcgtccGCAGCTCTGACCATTGCTTCATCAATGCAGGCCGAACTCGATTCGAGCGGCTCCTCTTCATCGGCAAGACATGCGTACCGTTATGtgtcgaggccctcaaggcAGCAATTCGCGAGGCCAAAAACGGCTCAGACGTTTCGCGCTACAAGGAGGCCTGGGAATGTATGCGATGGGCTGCCCCACACGAGCCGGAGGCGCAACGTGACGAAGCCTGGATCGACCGGACGGAGGCGGCAAACAAAACCGAGacggcgcgcctcgaggcAGAACTCAAGGTTTATAAGAATAACCTGATCAAGGAAAGCATTCGGGTATGGGCCTCGAACACATCTATTACAAATTCCATATCGCTAATACCAGGGTTGGGCAGATGGGCAATGAGGACCTCGGCCAGCACTTCGAGAAAATAGGAAGGCTCGAGGCCGCTTCCGACTACTATTCTCGAATGCGCCAGGACGTCAGCACCACCCGACACATCATCGACTGTGGCCAGCGGCTCGCCAACGTCTCCCTGGAGCGCAAAGACTGGCCCATGGTCCTGACAAACATCAGCAAGGTTACGAGCCTGCCGGGATCGAACCTCGATCCCGCTACCGACTTGGACGCATTTGCATACACCCAGACCGTGTCCGGCCTCGCCTGGCTGGGCATGGGCAACTACACAGAGGCTGCCGCCAGGTTTATCAATGTGCCTAGCGAGGTTCTCACGAAACCTAGCATCATCTCTAACCTAGCGACGCCGAGCGACATCGTCACTTATGGTAGTTTGACGGCTCTCGCCAGCCTAGACAGGTACCACCTACAGAAGAATTGTCTCAACTGCCCAATGTTCCGGCCGCTGTTCGAGGCGGAACCACATCTCCGCAAGGCTATCAGCCACTTTGTCAACGGCCGGTATTCTAGCTGCTTGTCGACACTGGAGTCAGCGCGAACAGAGTACCTGCTTGACATCCACCTTCACAAGCACATCCCCGCTCTCTTCGCTCTCATCCGGAGCAAGTGCATCACGCAGTACCTCGTTCCGTTTTCCTGCGCCACTATCCAGAGCTTGGACGCTGCATTTGGCAAGCCCGGCCAATCCATCGAGCCGGAGCTCGTTGAGATGATTCGCAGCGGAAAGCTCAATGCTCGGATAGATAGCAAGGAGAAGGTACGTCGCCGCTCCCGCGCGGTACCGGTCAGCCGGGGTATGAACTCACGGATGTAGCTCGTAATCTCTATTCGCCCCGATGCGCGCGCCCAAATGCAAGCCGACGCTCTCAAGTCAGCTCACGCGTACGaccgcgaggccaaggagcgtCTCAGGCGCATCAGTCTCGTGAGCGCTGGCCTCGAAGTCGTCCCCGGAAAGCGGCAGCACGAAACCATGCCCGGACTGGCCCACGACGAGTCCTGGTACGAGGAGGGTCGGagtctcgcctcgtcgagcgctgGCCCCGTCGAGAGTCGGGGTTGACGAGGCCCTTGGGCGACCAGGCATTAGTGGACTCTGAAACCTCGATTCACGAAATTACGAAGCGGTTACGaggtagtactactactcgTTACAGATTGCGGTGACATGACGGGCTGCCCACGCGTGCATCAGTTGTGGGTGGTTTAGAGCAGGAATGCGTTTTTCCAACCAAGACGGGGCCCCCAGATAGGCGGGCCTAGAGCGACAGCCGCAGCCCGCTCACTCGGCACGCTAGACCCGAGGGTTCAGGGGTCCGGTTATCACGGCATCAAGACGCGCTGCATTATAACGGTGGCGCATCAAGGGCACAGCTAAGATAGCCAAAGCAGCTGCCATTTTCTGTTGTTTGTCCTTTAAGGCTGACGGCCCGAGATGCCTTTTTGGGGTGGATGGGCCTGCGCTAGCTGGACAGTGCACAAAGATTAGGATGCGAGCTGTACTATAGAGTAGCTTGCAGTCCCGTCTACCGTATACAATACAGACTCGTGCGTACAGTATGACCACTGTATGTATGCGTGTCTCGAGGCCAATCGAAGAGCTTTGCCCTCCCTTTGCCCTACCCGCCATGGCAGCGCGCCAATGTTGACCGCCGCatcttgcttgcttgcttgcttcttTTTGAACGATCTGTGCTCGGCCCCGCATGCGATGCGGGGATTTCAcgagatgacgatgacgacgccttCCTCGATGCGATCTTTCGGTGAGAGCCGCGGGGGTGGAGAAAGAAGGGCGGGCAACAATGGCTGGTACGTCAGGTACTCGGTGCAATGAGCACGCAGAGTGGGGATGTTGAGCGTCAATCCTGCCAGCAGCCTAGGGGTATCATGATGCCTGTTCGcgtccctctctctctctcgacGCTTTTTGTGCTCGCCGCTGGCCCGTCTCCAACCCGATGCCCGTCGATTGACGGGCCCGGCATGCCGGTTCGCCCACGCACCGTTATGCTGTCTATCCAAGAGTCCTGTTTCGCAATCTCTTGACAAACCGGGAACGACAAGCAAATGTTCCACGCGCGATCGTGGCTATGCTATGCTTCCCGAGGCTGGCCCCTTTCGGTCGTTGTTCAACTTGCTGCGCCTCCTTGCCAGGTTCCCACCATGGATGTTGCAACACACAGCGCGGCAGCTCCCGCACGTCCCCGGAACTGGGGACGGGAGAGTGCACGCACGCAAAGCACAGCCCCCGTTCGTAGGGCACCGGCCCGGTGGgaacccgcgccgcgccgcccgtcgttCAGCCCATCAGCTGTCTCAAGTCCTCGGGCGGCCAGCGCACTTGTGCAAAGGTGAGGCAGCGCTTGATGCTCTGCAGAAATTTACGCgtgacctcgtcgcccatgacatggccttttgcgccgccgtggagcttctcgcgcgcgctgcgctCGTGGATGCCCACCATGGTCACGCCGATGGGCCAGGCCGCCTTGCCGATGCTGAGGCGGAGGTAGCCGTCGTTTGCGTCGACGTACCGCCGCTCCTGAAGCGCCTTGACGATCTCGACGATGGGCTCGATGAGggagtcgtcgaggtcccCGATTTCAAACTTTCGAAAGAGCTATCGGGCTTGTTAGCTTCTTGCGCTGGACTGTGTCTTACGATCTGTGTTGCAAGGAAGGGGTTTGTGTAAACCGTACCGGCTTCATGTTCTCTCTTGTCTGCACCATGGCGCTGTACGCCGTCTTGCTGGCCGTGGTTTCCTGCCTTTCCTCGTCCATCGCCCGCTGGTACTCCGTCAAGACCATGGTGAAGTAGCTCGCGAGCTGCCTAAACAGCCACTTGCGCCCTTCTTTGTCCTGCGGCACCGACCCGTCGACCTTCATGTACTTTGCCTCGACCAACTCCAGCGTCGTCGGTATCGGCCCGTTGGTAACAACCGTGGTGAGCTTCCTGTAGCGCCGTAGCCGCGCCGCGTGCGTCTCCGCAAACAGCCTCGCCGGGTGTCCCAGGTCGCGCAGcttgtccagcagctcctcgtcgggaatgtcctcggccgcgccgccgccgacgccctcgtccacgtcctcGCTCGTCGCCTTGACCAGCTCCGGCAGGCCGAGCCGTTTCCTCCGCGcgcgctcctcctctgcctcctgctcctcgcgccgccgccgtgattcctcggccaggcgccggcgcttcTCCTCGCGAGCGGCGttctcggccgcggcgtcctcctcgcgcttgcgcttcgcggcggccttggcctcacgctcggcctcgaccgcTTTCTGCTCGGCAATGTATgcggccttgcgctcggcTTCGACATCGGAGCGTTTCAGGAATTTTTTtccatcgtcggcgggcttcttTGACTTGGCAAGCTCCTTGCTCATAAGGGCTGCGAAATCCATGGCGGGCGTCAGGAGCCCTCGCAGGCGGTGCTGTGGTAGGTGGTGTTCGGTTTTCGGCCGTCCGCACAGTTGAACATCCGCAGCTCAACGGCAGTAAGAGGAAATATCGTGACTTTTCGAGTGCTGGGTCGTGAATGCGATTGTGAGTGTTGGTGGTGTAGGTGGTAAACTGATGATGCTGCCTCGCGGGCTATCGATTGCGGATATTTGCCGGAGAAACTGCCCTGCACACTCTTGCAGGCGCATCTCACGCTGCTTCATCAATACGCATCCAACATATGTGTGTTTGGCAGCTCACAAAACACTGCGACTTTCACTCTCACTACCTTCTCAGGAGACGAATTTTCTCACCACCATATCATAGGTTCACGAATTGCCTGGCACGCCCCGCGGGCCGTCATGTCCACCGcctcggacgacgagcgcgaTCCGCCCGCGCCGTTCATGGTCCAGCTATTCTACCGCACTGGCGCATTCCACCGGTAAgcccccgccgtcctcgcACCCGCTCGGCAACGCCGTCATTCCATGCCATGCTGACGAGTTCGTGCATTAGACCCGAGGAATTCGCATCACCGTCTTTGCCGCCGCACATCTCCGTCTACACGTGGCCGCACTGCACCCTAAGCGAGCTAGCCAtggagctcgccgccgcgaagccGTCTGCTCTACCGTATCCCGCCGTTGGGACGCGGTTAGCCTTCCAGCTCGTGTACCCGGACCTGCGAAACGTGGGAACAGGGCCCAATGCGTCCCCGCGGTTTGCTGTAAAGGATctcggcagcatcgtcgtggGGCAAGGACTCCCCGGGTCGGAGACATCAGAGTTGGGCGACACATCGGCCAGAGCGAACCACGAGATTGGCCGCACATTAAGCGATGCGCGGTTCGTGGTAGGGGACTACGTGTCTTGTGCCGTCCTCCCACCGTTGTCGGACGGGGCTGTGGCGCCAGCGTCGAACGCGAGGCCCGTTGCGCCGACAGTGAGGGATAACCGCATGCAACGTGACGGGTTTCGCGGTCGGGAGAACGGATTCGGGCGTGgcggtggccgtggtggtAGGGGCGGGCGAAGGGATGGGGCCGGAGCCTCGTTTCCCATGGGTGAGTGGAGGCGAGGAGAATCATTACCAGACGCACCATCGGGTCgaggtggccgtggcgggcgtTGGTGAGTTGGTCCAGTCGTCTTTCTGAGGAACCCGCGAGGCGCAATGTACACTTGGCGCAATATACCCAGGCAATAGGAGCCCATGTAGCATGATTTCACAATGTTGATTCTTCCGACCAGCCCATGCAAGCACGGCCGTCTCTGTTTCCTCCCAGTGCATCTTGTGATATGTACAGAGCTTACACGCCCACCCGGACCTCCGCGCGACTCTGTTATTTCTCGTAGACAGTGTCGCCTTTCCGCTTCGCGCGCAGATCCCACAGACCCTATTAGACATTGTCAGCACCCGCTCAGTCGTTTCACACAGATAGTCGCCCTCCAACACCAGCACTCGACTCACGTCCGTCTTGTACGCAATGTATCCGAAGATGGCGGGAACAACAGCAACGTAGATGAAGGTCAATCTCGCGGTTCTCGGCGTCCATCGGAAGAAGTGGTGGCGGTTCTTAGTCATCGCTGTGCCGGTGCGTTAGTATTGTCGAGGTGTCCTGCGtcttttgggggggggggggggctgtgAATGGATGTCACGCACCCTGCAGCTTCAGCAGCGCCGGGTCCGGCTTGACGTCTGCGCATATATCGTCAGCAATTGAATTCGTTGTGACCAGAGTTACCAATTGGACATACTGAGGTGCGCCATCTTGACGGTTGTGCGGCTGGCGGCTCCGGATGATGGTTCTAGAGACTCGAGGTCGCGATGGGCGGGCCGGGCTTTGGAGAAGTCGAGGCGGCGATTACCTAATTATTTCAATGACCTGCT
Above is a genomic segment from Purpureocillium takamizusanense chromosome 2, complete sequence containing:
- a CDS encoding uncharacterized protein (EggNog:ENOG503NYRU~COG:O~COG:T), encoding MAAPESVLAFVAKANSDGGVIVKEQPKLDLDLYIQNYTGRTRFERLLFIGKTCVPLCVEALKAAIREAKNGSDVSRYKEAWECMRWAAPHEPEAQRDEAWIDRTEAANKTETARLEAELKVYKNNLIKESIRMGNEDLGQHFEKIGRLEAASDYYSRMRQDVSTTRHIIDCGQRLANVSLERKDWPMVLTNISKVTSLPGSNLDPATDLDAFAYTQTVSGLAWLGMGNYTEAAARFINVPSEVLTKPSIISNLATPSDIVTYGSLTALASLDRYHLQKNCLNCPMFRPLFEAEPHLRKAISHFVNGRYSSCLSTLESARTEYLLDIHLHKHIPALFALIRSKCITQYLVPFSCATIQSLDAAFGKPGQSIEPELVEMIRSGKLNARIDSKEKVRRRSRAVPVSRGMNSRM
- a CDS encoding uncharacterized protein (EggNog:ENOG503NYRU~COG:O~COG:T), encoding MAAPESVLAFVAKANSDGGVIVKEQPKLDLDLYIQNYTGRTRFERLLFIGKTCVPLCVEALKAAIREAKNGSDVSRYKEAWECMRWAAPHEPEAQRDEAWIDRTEAANKTETARLEAELKVYKNNLIKESIRMGNEDLGQHFEKIGRLEAASDYYSRMRQDVSTTRHIIDCGQRLANVSLERKDWPMVLTNISKVTSLPGSNLDPATDLDAFAYTQTVSGLAWLGMGNYTEAAARFINVPSEVLTKPSIISNLATPSDIVTYGSLTALASLDRYHLQKNCLNCPMFRPLFEAEPHLRKAISHFVNGRYSSCLSTLESARTEYLLDIHLHKHIPALFALIRSKCITQYLVPFSCATIQSLDAAFGKPGQSIEPELVEMIRSGKLNARIDSKEKLVISIRPDARAQMQADALKSAHAYDREAKERLRRISLVSAGLEVVPGKRQHETMPGLAHDESWYEEGRSLASSSAGPVESRG
- a CDS encoding uncharacterized protein (BUSCO:EOG0926420U~COG:A~EggNog:ENOG503NXF3), whose product is MDFAALMSKELAKSKKPADDGKKFLKRSDVEAERKAAYIAEQKAVEAEREAKAAAKRKREEDAAAENAAREEKRRRLAEESRRRREEQEAEEERARRKRLGLPELVKATSEDVDEGVGGGAAEDIPDEELLDKLRDLGHPARLFAETHAARLRRYRKLTTVVTNGPIPTTLELVEAKYMKVDGSVPQDKEGRKWLFRQLASYFTMVLTEYQRAMDEERQETTASKTAYSAMVQTRENMKPLFRKFEIGDLDDSLIEPIVEIVKALQERRYVDANDGYLRLSIGKAAWPIGVTMVGIHERSAREKLHGGAKGHVMGDEVTRKFLQSIKRCLTFAQVRWPPEDLRQLMG
- a CDS encoding uncharacterized protein (EggNog:ENOG503P2RW~COG:K), with product MSTASDDERDPPAPFMVQLFYRTGAFHRPEEFASPSLPPHISVYTWPHCTLSELAMELAAAKPSALPYPAVGTRLAFQLVYPDLRNVGTGPNASPRFAVKDLGSIVVGQGLPGSETSELGDTSARANHEIGRTLSDARFVVGDYVSCAVLPPLSDGAVAPASNARPVAPTVRDNRMQRDGFRGRENGFGRGGGRGGRGGRRDGAGASFPMGEWRRGESLPDAPSGRGGRGGRW
- a CDS encoding uncharacterized protein (COG:S~TransMembrane:1 (i32-52o)~EggNog:ENOG503P6ZE): MAHLNVKPDPALLKLQAMTKNRHHFFRWTPRTARLTFIYVAVVPAIFGYIAYKTDGLWDLRAKRKGDTVYEK